From the genome of Chanos chanos chromosome 5, fChaCha1.1, whole genome shotgun sequence, one region includes:
- the arf1 gene encoding ADP-ribosylation factor 1, producing MGNLFASLFKAFGKKEMRILMVGLDAAGKTTILYKLKLGEIVTTIPTIGFNVETVEYKNISFTVWDVGGQDKIRPLWRHYFQNTQGLIFVVDSNDRERVSEAREELMRMLAEDELRDAVLLVFANKQDLPNAMNAAEITDKLGLHSLRHRTWYIQATCATSGDGLYEGLEWLSNQLKHQK from the exons ATGGGCAATCTTTTTGCGAGCCTCTTCAAAGCCTTTGGCAAAAAGGAGATGAGGATTCTGATGGTGGGGCTTGATGCTGCTGGAAAGACGACAATCCTGTACAAACTTAAACTCGGAGAAATCGTTACCACCATTCCAACCATCG GTTTTAATGTTGAAACGGTTGAGTACAAGAACATCAGTTTCACAGTGTGGGATGTTGGCGGTCAAGACAAAATTCGACCGTTGTGGCGTCACTACTTTCAGAATACACAAG GTCTGATCTTTGTGGTGGACAGTAACGAccgggagagagtgagtgaagcTCGGGAGGAGCTGATGAGGATGTTGGCAGAGGATGAGCTTAGAGATGCCGTCTTATTAGTCTTCGCCAACAAACAG GACTTACCAAACGCCATGAACGCTGCAGAAATCACAGACAAACTGGGACTGCACTCTCTGCGTCACAGAACCTGGTACATCCAGGCCACCTGTGCCACCAGTGGGGACGGCCTGTACGAAGGACTGGAATGGTTGTCAAACCAACTCAAGCACCAGAAATAA
- the guk1a gene encoding guanylate kinase isoform X1, with the protein MRDDTKGKVMAGPRPVVLSGPSGAGKSTFLKRLLKEFDGVFGFSVSHTTRNPRPGEVNGKDYHYVTREVMQSGIDRGEFIEHAEFSGNMYGTSKAAVQDVQAKNLICILDIDMQGVKNIKRTDLNPIYVFIQPPSIEELEKRLRDRKTESEESLQKRLQAARVDMELSKETGLFDVVIVNDDLEAAYGKLKEALLEEIQKVKDTN; encoded by the exons ATGAGAGACGACACAAAGGGAAAGG TGATGGCAGGACCGAGGCCTGTGGTGCTGAGTGGGCCCTCAGGGGCGGGCAAAAGTACCTTCCTCAAAAGACTCCTCAAAGAGTTTGACGGCGTCTTCGGTTTCAGCGTCTCCC ATACAACACGCAACCCCCGTCCAGGAGAGGTGAATGGCAAAG ATTATCACTATGTGACCAGGGAGGTGATGCAATCAGGCATTGACAGAGGGGAGTTTATTGAGCATGCAGAATTTTCAGGGAACATGTATGGAACAAG CAAAGCTGCTGTCCAGGATGTTCAGGCTAAAAACCTGATCTGTATCCTGGACATTGACATGCAGGGGGTGAAGAACATTAAGAGAACAGACCTCAACCCCATCTATGTCTTCATCCAGCCTCCATCGATAGAAGAGCTG gAGAAACGCTTACgggacagaaaaacagagtcTGAAGAGAGTTTACAGAAACGTTTACAAGCTGCTCGTGTGGACATGGAGCTCA GTAAGGAAACTGGCCTGTTCGATGTTGTCATTGTTAACGACGACCTTGAGGCAGCGTATGGGAAACTGAAAGAAGCCCTTCTGGAG GAAATCCAGAAAGTCAAAGACACCAATTAG
- the guk1a gene encoding guanylate kinase isoform X2 gives MYVRFFSRFFSVMAGPRPVVLSGPSGAGKSTFLKRLLKEFDGVFGFSVSHTTRNPRPGEVNGKDYHYVTREVMQSGIDRGEFIEHAEFSGNMYGTSKAAVQDVQAKNLICILDIDMQGVKNIKRTDLNPIYVFIQPPSIEELEKRLRDRKTESEESLQKRLQAARVDMELSKETGLFDVVIVNDDLEAAYGKLKEALLEEIQKVKDTN, from the exons ATGTATGTGAGGTTTTTCTCCAGGTTTTTCTCAG TGATGGCAGGACCGAGGCCTGTGGTGCTGAGTGGGCCCTCAGGGGCGGGCAAAAGTACCTTCCTCAAAAGACTCCTCAAAGAGTTTGACGGCGTCTTCGGTTTCAGCGTCTCCC ATACAACACGCAACCCCCGTCCAGGAGAGGTGAATGGCAAAG ATTATCACTATGTGACCAGGGAGGTGATGCAATCAGGCATTGACAGAGGGGAGTTTATTGAGCATGCAGAATTTTCAGGGAACATGTATGGAACAAG CAAAGCTGCTGTCCAGGATGTTCAGGCTAAAAACCTGATCTGTATCCTGGACATTGACATGCAGGGGGTGAAGAACATTAAGAGAACAGACCTCAACCCCATCTATGTCTTCATCCAGCCTCCATCGATAGAAGAGCTG gAGAAACGCTTACgggacagaaaaacagagtcTGAAGAGAGTTTACAGAAACGTTTACAAGCTGCTCGTGTGGACATGGAGCTCA GTAAGGAAACTGGCCTGTTCGATGTTGTCATTGTTAACGACGACCTTGAGGCAGCGTATGGGAAACTGAAAGAAGCCCTTCTGGAG GAAATCCAGAAAGTCAAAGACACCAATTAG
- the c5h1orf35 gene encoding multiple myeloma tumor-associated protein 2: MFGSSRSGGVRGGQDQFRWDDVKTDKHRENYLGNSLMAPVGRWQKGKDLTWYAKGKNSGASLSKEQELAAVREAEHEAMMAALGHKSVKRQPTGLTKEDLADVCRREGGGDERDVDRVSGLGSSSAGTRKMVLSQQEKEAVKLGLPVFTHHKSDGPPVATIKKTLEDIQKEDIEKRHESHKKSKKEKKNKKEKKKKKEKKKHRKREYSSDSESDSDSKRRRREQRDQCSPNPSWSSQSGARGCDSHSKAKRRSPSPPVQRPRRRHDTDSSSDGGSRDPGHAARRRSPHAVATQGHRRRHDTDSDD; encoded by the exons ATGTTTGGGTCGTCCAGATCTGGAGGAGTAAGGGGAGGTCAAGATCAGTTCCGCTGGGATGATGTTAAGACCGACAAACACCGTGAAAACTACTTGG GAAATTCGCTCATGGCACCCGTTGGTCGGTGGCAGAAGGGGAAAGACCTAACCTGGTATGCCAAAGGGAAAAACAGCGGTGCGTCCCTGTCAAAGGAGCAGGAGCTCGCGGCGGTGCGCGAGGCAGAGCATGAAGCTATGATGGCAGCCCT GGGGCACAAGAGTGTCAAGAGACAACCGACTGGACTTACGAAAGAG GACTTGGCGGACGTGTGCAGGAGAGAGGGTGGTGGAGATGAACGTGATGTGGACAGGGTGTCTGGCTTAGGAAGCTCCAG tGCAGGAACAAGGAAAATGGTTCTGTCCCAGCAAGAAAAAGAAGCTGTTAAACTGGGCCTGCCGGTCTTTACG cacCACAAATCTGACGGCCCTCCCGTCGCAACCATTAAAAAGACTTTAGAGGACATACAGAAAGAAGACATAGAGAAAAG ACATGAAAGCCACAAGAAAagcaagaaggaaaaaaagaacaaaaaggagaaaaagaagaaaaaggaaaagaagaaacatcGGAAAAGAGAGTACTCCTCAGATTCGGAGtcagacagtgacagtaaaAG ACGTagaagagagcagagggacCAGTGCAGTCCTAATCCATCATGGAGCAGTCAGAGTGGAGCCAGGGGCTGTGACAGCCATTCAAAGGCCAAGCGCCGCTCCCCCTCCCCACCAGTCCAGCGCCCCCGTCGCAGGCACGACACTGACTCGTCGTCCGACGGGGGGTCCCGTGACCCGGGCCATGCTGCCCGCCGAAGGTCTCCCCATGCAGTGGCCACACAAGGCCACCGGCGGCGACATGACACAGATTCAGACGACTga